The following proteins come from a genomic window of Proteiniphilum propionicum:
- a CDS encoding DUF6371 domain-containing protein, giving the protein MFKPPYLQKYAGKSTRFTCPGCKTPYSFTRYLDGETLQPIHATVGRCNREIKCGYHYTPRQYFSDLKRQDPHFSITQHHGSPHWDLHSPVLHNHGDANWNPNASSHPAPPQTISDTITSPSNLSQHQKQVPKISNHLTTNQKEPTGPHLLHTYLEPSEQFSVPQPNQPVKPPDFIPHKYLKRSLSLNSNFVRFLSKHFSDLQIAEAANNYLLGATRNGEVIFWQIDINGKVRTGKIMQYNSQTGRRIKTGYGGINWVHHKLKKSNPSFSDFNLSQCYFGEHLLRLYPDKPIAIVEAEKTAVIASMIYHNYNWLAAGNLNGLNVEKSRVLQNKTVILYPDVGCYDRWLKKAEQINLELSLHLIVSDFLENFANPQQTHLGYDIADYIIEKKKIN; this is encoded by the coding sequence ATGTTCAAACCTCCTTACCTCCAGAAGTACGCCGGCAAATCCACCCGCTTCACCTGTCCCGGTTGCAAGACACCTTACAGTTTCACCCGCTACCTCGACGGGGAGACGCTTCAACCCATCCACGCCACCGTCGGCAGATGCAACCGTGAGATCAAATGCGGTTACCATTATACACCCCGGCAATATTTCTCAGATCTCAAACGTCAGGATCCTCACTTCTCAATTACACAACACCATGGATCTCCTCATTGGGATCTCCATTCACCAGTCTTACATAACCATGGTGATGCTAATTGGAATCCAAATGCCTCATCACACCCTGCACCACCGCAAACCATTTCAGATACCATCACGTCACCCTCAAATTTATCTCAACATCAGAAACAGGTACCCAAGATCTCCAATCATCTTACCACAAATCAGAAAGAACCAACCGGTCCCCATCTCTTACACACCTACCTCGAACCCAGTGAACAATTTTCTGTACCTCAACCCAACCAACCAGTGAAACCTCCCGACTTTATTCCCCACAAATACCTGAAACGTTCCCTCTCCCTCAACTCAAACTTCGTACGGTTCCTCAGCAAACATTTCTCCGATCTGCAAATTGCTGAAGCGGCCAACAACTATCTGTTGGGTGCCACGAGAAACGGGGAAGTAATTTTTTGGCAAATCGATATCAATGGAAAGGTCCGTACCGGTAAGATCATGCAGTATAACTCACAAACCGGCAGACGTATAAAAACCGGATATGGTGGAATCAACTGGGTGCATCACAAGCTGAAGAAATCCAATCCCTCATTCTCCGACTTCAACCTCTCACAGTGCTATTTTGGCGAGCACCTCCTGCGTCTCTACCCGGACAAGCCGATAGCAATCGTTGAGGCAGAGAAAACCGCGGTAATAGCAAGTATGATCTACCACAACTACAATTGGCTCGCAGCCGGAAACCTCAACGGTCTCAATGTAGAAAAGTCAAGAGTGCTCCAAAATAAAACCGTCATCCTCTATCCCGACGTCGGCTGTTACGACCGGTGGCTCAAGAAAGCCGAACAGATCAACCTGGAACTCTCCCTTCACCTCATCGTATCCGACTTCCTGGAGAATTTCGCAAACCCCCAACAAACCCACCTCGGCTACGACATTGCTGATTACATTATTGAAAAAAAAAAGATCAATTAA
- a CDS encoding DUF7149 domain-containing protein: MMNQFKPRKAINKAFLKVKPNRTEIERFKANLTQLLDRTNETGSEEFHKNLIIDFLKKTYYDPNYFINTKERNDLVIHNGDKAISTVGVILETKKPTNKSEMVTTEKLNTKALQELVLYYLRERIIHKNLEVKHLVITNINEWFIFDATLFERLFAQNKSLVKQFNDFEGRRLADTKTDFFYNQIAEPFLESVINEIEFTYFNLQDYQKPLRNKKKEDDNKLIILFKLLSPEHLLKLPFTNDSNRLDKRFYSELLHIIGLSETKKGTKKIIGRKKEEERNTGSILENAIIQLDSLEIIGRLECPSQFGNTQQERLFNVALELTITWLNRILFLKLLEAQLITYHRNDKSYSFLNYDKIKNYDDLNSLFFQVLAKKYDDRNIDVKRIFEKVPYLNSSLFEPTNIEHSTLYISNLKDDKTIPIISTTVLKNDQGKNKTGELTTLIYLFEFLNSYDFRSEGTEEIQEENKSLINASVLGLIFEKINGYKDGSFFTPGFITMYMCRETIRKSVVQKFNETKNWKCQDLNEIYNKIEDTKEANEIINCIKICDPAVGSGHFLVSALNELIAIKNDLKILQDRNGKRLKEYQVEVVNDELIVTDEDGELFEYKPNNKEKQRIQEALFHEKQTIIENCLFGVDINPNSVKICRLRLWIELLKNAYYKNETELETLPNIDINIKCGNSLVSRFDIDADLKQALRKSKWTIDSYRIAVDTYRNADSKEQKREMERLIAVIKSDFRSEISLNDPKVKKLRKLSGELYQMNNQRHIFEMSKMEKVDWNKKVTQLTKETNKLEIEIEKIKGNKIYENAFEWRFEFPEVLNDDGEFVGFDVVIGNPPYIVIIKSTFGENLINFYNQEYFTSEYNPNTYTLFIELAFNKLLKSNGQFSYIIPNSWLNGKYFTKIRDYLKKFQINELINLKDIAFDVIVETVILNLTKQQPNIETELKICLGENNIQIVDKQLEIGINPFELQLPSFVNTIINSSKKIKDYCMVYRGVETKRNSEYISTTKFNDDWKEILLGKDIQRYNYHYSGSYVKFIPKELKSNANIEYYLKEKILMRRTGNSIIACADYDKFIALKNLYLIIPYQESYLPLILIQLNSKLFDFIHKSLTTGENKAFAQFPAHYIEELPCRIDEILICRAKQLFEERLTQNSVENKIDQLVYQLYNLTEEEIRIIENN; this comes from the coding sequence ATGATGAACCAATTCAAACCAAGGAAGGCAATAAACAAAGCCTTTTTAAAAGTAAAACCGAATAGAACAGAAATTGAGAGATTTAAAGCTAATCTTACTCAATTGCTCGACAGAACAAATGAGACAGGATCAGAAGAGTTTCATAAAAATCTCATCATTGATTTTCTCAAAAAGACATACTATGACCCAAATTACTTCATCAACACAAAAGAAAGAAATGATTTGGTAATTCATAATGGAGACAAAGCAATAAGTACAGTTGGTGTTATTCTCGAAACGAAAAAACCGACTAACAAATCAGAAATGGTTACAACTGAAAAACTGAATACAAAAGCTCTTCAGGAACTAGTACTATACTATCTGCGAGAAAGAATAATTCACAAAAATCTTGAAGTAAAACACTTAGTAATTACAAACATCAATGAGTGGTTCATTTTTGATGCTACATTATTTGAGAGGCTTTTTGCACAAAACAAAAGCCTTGTAAAACAATTCAATGACTTTGAAGGTAGACGATTAGCGGACACTAAAACAGATTTTTTCTACAATCAGATTGCAGAACCATTTCTTGAAAGTGTTATTAATGAAATTGAATTTACATACTTCAATTTACAGGATTATCAAAAACCACTCCGTAACAAAAAAAAGGAAGACGACAACAAACTTATTATTCTATTCAAGTTACTATCACCTGAGCACCTATTGAAACTTCCGTTTACAAACGACAGCAACAGACTTGACAAACGCTTTTACTCTGAGTTGTTGCATATTATTGGTTTGTCAGAAACAAAAAAAGGAACTAAAAAAATAATAGGACGAAAGAAAGAAGAAGAGAGAAATACAGGTAGCATATTAGAGAATGCAATTATCCAACTTGATAGTTTAGAAATAATTGGTAGATTGGAATGCCCAAGTCAATTTGGGAATACACAACAGGAAAGGCTATTCAATGTTGCACTTGAACTTACGATCACTTGGTTAAACAGGATTCTGTTCTTAAAGTTATTGGAAGCACAACTTATCACTTACCACAGGAACGATAAATCATATTCTTTCCTTAATTATGACAAAATAAAAAATTATGACGACCTTAATAGCTTGTTTTTTCAAGTATTAGCTAAGAAATATGATGATAGAAATATTGATGTAAAGAGAATTTTTGAGAAAGTCCCTTATCTTAACTCTTCTCTTTTTGAGCCGACGAATATTGAGCATTCAACTTTGTATATAAGCAATCTGAAAGATGATAAGACAATCCCAATAATTTCAACTACGGTTTTAAAAAACGATCAAGGAAAGAATAAAACAGGAGAACTAACAACTCTTATATATTTATTTGAATTTTTAAATTCATACGACTTTAGAAGTGAAGGCACTGAAGAGATCCAAGAAGAGAATAAATCACTAATCAATGCTTCTGTTCTTGGATTGATTTTCGAGAAAATTAATGGTTACAAAGATGGTTCATTTTTCACGCCAGGTTTCATCACAATGTATATGTGCCGTGAAACAATACGTAAGTCGGTTGTGCAAAAATTTAACGAAACTAAGAATTGGAAATGCCAGGACTTAAATGAAATTTACAACAAAATTGAAGACACTAAAGAAGCAAACGAAATTATTAATTGCATTAAAATCTGCGACCCTGCCGTTGGTTCAGGACACTTTTTGGTTTCGGCACTTAATGAATTAATTGCCATTAAAAATGATTTAAAAATCCTGCAAGACCGTAACGGTAAACGCCTGAAAGAGTATCAAGTGGAGGTAGTAAATGATGAACTAATTGTTACAGATGAAGACGGAGAACTATTTGAGTATAAACCGAACAACAAAGAAAAGCAACGCATACAGGAAGCTCTTTTTCACGAAAAGCAAACTATCATTGAAAACTGTCTTTTCGGCGTTGACATTAATCCCAACTCAGTAAAAATATGTCGTTTGCGCTTATGGATTGAGCTTTTGAAAAATGCATATTATAAAAACGAAACGGAACTTGAAACACTCCCAAATATTGATATAAATATAAAATGCGGGAACTCTTTGGTAAGCCGTTTTGACATTGATGCAGACCTGAAACAAGCTCTGAGAAAAAGTAAGTGGACAATTGATAGTTACAGAATAGCCGTTGACACGTATCGCAATGCTGATAGTAAAGAACAGAAAAGAGAAATGGAACGGTTAATTGCCGTTATAAAATCGGATTTCAGAAGTGAAATTTCGTTGAATGATCCAAAAGTAAAAAAGCTACGAAAACTATCAGGTGAGTTATATCAAATGAACAATCAACGGCATATTTTTGAAATGAGTAAAATGGAGAAAGTCGATTGGAATAAAAAAGTGACGCAACTAACAAAAGAAACTAATAAACTTGAAATTGAAATTGAAAAAATAAAAGGCAACAAAATATATGAAAACGCATTTGAATGGCGTTTTGAATTTCCCGAAGTATTAAATGATGATGGAGAATTTGTTGGCTTTGATGTGGTTATTGGAAACCCTCCGTACATAGTTATTATTAAATCAACATTTGGAGAAAATTTAATAAACTTCTATAATCAGGAATACTTTACATCAGAATATAATCCTAACACTTACACACTGTTTATTGAATTAGCATTTAATAAGTTACTAAAAAGTAATGGACAATTTTCGTATATTATTCCAAACTCTTGGTTGAACGGTAAGTATTTCACCAAGATTCGTGATTATCTAAAAAAATTCCAAATAAATGAACTAATAAATTTAAAGGATATTGCATTTGATGTTATTGTAGAAACAGTTATCTTAAATTTAACCAAGCAGCAACCTAACATAGAAACTGAATTGAAAATTTGTTTAGGAGAAAACAATATACAAATTGTTGATAAACAACTTGAAATTGGAATTAACCCTTTTGAATTACAATTGCCAAGTTTTGTAAATACTATTATCAATAGTTCAAAAAAAATAAAAGATTATTGTATGGTTTATCGTGGTGTTGAAACAAAAAGAAATTCAGAATACATTTCAACAACAAAATTTAATGATGATTGGAAAGAAATATTATTAGGTAAAGATATTCAACGATATAATTATCATTACAGCGGTTCATATGTGAAGTTTATCCCTAAAGAATTAAAAAGTAATGCAAACATTGAATATTACTTGAAAGAAAAAATATTAATGAGAAGAACAGGGAACTCAATTATTGCATGTGCTGACTACGACAAATTTATTGCATTAAAAAACTTATATTTAATTATTCCATATCAAGAATCATACCTACCTTTAATTTTGATTCAACTTAATTCAAAGTTATTTGATTTCATTCACAAATCATTAACTACTGGCGAGAATAAAGCATTTGCTCAATTTCCTGCTCATTACATTGAAGAATTACCTTGTAGAATTGATGAGATTCTAATTTGTAGAGCAAAACAACTGTTTGAAGAAAGACTCACCCAGAATTCTGTTGAAAACAAAATTGACCAATTGGTATACCAACTATACAACTTAACTGAAGAAGAAATAAGAATAATTGAGAACAATTAA